GCTTCCAAGGGCCAGACTCGATCGGACTCGATCTTCAAAGCCTCAAAGCTTTCAGTATCGATTTCCAACCTATGAATCCTATGCATCCTATCATCTTAACAATAGAGAACTAAGCTTAAAGTTATCGGATAGAAATTACGATTCGAGCATCATTTATATACGATGATATCGATTTGAGATAAGTTTATGGTAAAGGTTTGCGGTCGGGCCACATTGGTGTCAGATTTTCGAGAGAAAAATAATTTTTTCCTTGCACATTTACACCAAATCTAACACTGTATAAGAGTTAAGAAGCCTTGGTTTTAGAGGTAATATAGTAATTCCATATTTGCCAGTAGTAAGTTTATGTTTAAGTTGCAACGGTTAAGTGGGTACGATCGTTATTACGATCATTTAAACCCCCAACTCTATCGATTGGTATTGATTGAAGAATCTTGTTTAATTCTAGTTATGGCAACAAATCGATCCAGTCTCCGATCGATGATAACATAGTATTGCATACCTAAGGATTTATTCTCGTAACCGTCCTCGGGAATAGAGTGGCAGCTCTGATATGCTTCAATCCACAGAGCCAAGATGTCATCCTCTCAACACCTAGGCCAAATCCCGAGTGAGGTGGTAAGCCGTACTTCCTTAACTCTAGGTACCATTCGAATGACTCTATTGGTAGATCTTGGGCCTCCAACCTCTTTAACAGTACGTTGTAATCGTGTAACCTCTGACCTCCCGTAGCGATCTCTCCATAACCTTCAGGCGCGAGTAGATCCGATGATAGAGTTATTCTCTCATCATCCGGCTTTGTCATGTGGTAAAAGCTTCTCGCACTCAACGGATACTCGATGATGAAGAATGGTATTTGATAACTTTTGGATACCTCTCTTTCAACCTCTGTCGGTAGATCATCACCCCAATTGAACTTCAAACCCCTTTTGATCGCAAAATCGTAGACCTCATCGTAAGTTATTCTGGGGAATGGTGGTTTAACCTCTTCCAATCCTTTTAGACTTCTGCCCAAAATCTGAAATTCGTTACTTCTCTTCTCAATGACCCTCTTAACGATGTATGAGACGAGCTCTTCCTGAAGCTTTAGATTATCTTCAAAATCGGCGAATGCCTGCTCCGCTTCGACCATCCAGAACTCTGTAAGGTGGCGAGGTGTCTTCGACCTTTCAGCCCTAAAGGCAGGTTGAATCGTGAAGACCTTTTCGAATGCACATATACTCGCTTCCTCATAGAGTTGGGCACTCTGCGTCAGATACGCCCTTTGGTTAAAGTAGTCTAGAGGAAAGAGTGTCGCCCCACCTTCACATGCCGATTGAACCAGTGTGGGAGCACTTATCAGTGTAAAGCCTTTATTGACGAAGTAATCGATAGATGCCAATATTACCTCAGCCCTTATCTTCATAATCGCGATAGATTTTTTACCACGAATCGAAAGGTGCCTCTTATCGTATAGGAACTTTGGTGACTTTATAGCGCTCTTCGTAATCGGCCACTTTTCTGCAGGGCTTATGATCTCAAATCTTTTTACCAGAACCTCTTTACCACCCGGTGCCCTTTTATCGGGCTTGATAGCCCCAGATACCACCACGGCAGACTCCTTCGTTACTCTCTTTAAAGTTTCTAATGTATCGTTATCCGTTACACCCAACTTACCAGCCACTTGAATATACCCACTACCATCT
The nucleotide sequence above comes from Nitrososphaerales archaeon. Encoded proteins:
- the asnS gene encoding asparagine--tRNA ligase — its product is MVRRNGWLALRTHTVKEAFELNEGEDVTILGWVTSKSVVGGIVFAVIRDGSGYIQVAGKLGVTDNDTLETLKRVTKESAVVVSGAIKPDKRAPGGKEVLVKRFEIISPAEKWPITKSAIKSPKFLYDKRHLSIRGKKSIAIMKIRAEVILASIDYFVNKGFTLISAPTLVQSACEGGATLFPLDYFNQRAYLTQSAQLYEEASICAFEKVFTIQPAFRAERSKTPRHLTEFWMVEAEQAFADFEDNLKLQEELVSYIVKRVIEKRSNEFQILGRSLKGLEEVKPPFPRITYDEVYDFAIKRGLKFNWGDDLPTEVEREVSKSYQIPFFIIEYPLSARSFYHMTKPDDERITLSSDLLAPEGYGEIATGGQRLHDYNVLLKRLEAQDLPIESFEWYLELRKYGLPPHSGFGLGVERMTSWLCGLKHIRAATLFPRTVTRINP